The sequence GGCCACATTCTCAGCCTGTGGGGTCCCAGCTACTCCTGGGGTCACACTCTTGCCCTCTCTGGGGTCTCGTGGAATAGACAGGCAAATGAGAAGCCTTAAGATTCAATGGGTGTTTCCCCCaagaagacacagagagagtCAGTAGAAGTTAGAAACAGACAGCTGCCCAGGTGCCAGAGCTGTCTGACTGTGTCTCCATTCAAGAAGTTCTGGACTCAGGAAGTGGTCACCTTACCAGGGGTTGCACCTGTATGTGCAGGGATGCCttcactgattaaaaaaaaaaaaaaaaaaaaaagtctttttactCATGGAAATCAAGGTTACTTCAGTAATTAGCATTTGCAGAGTGCCTGATAAGCTTGAAACTTGACATAGCTTATCTCCAACTCAGAACAACTCTATAAGGTTGGAATTATTTTCCCAGATTACAACACCACTCTCCAAGTCAAGAAACAAGAACTGCTTGGAGACGTGGTCGACACCGGGGCTGGGACAGGAAAAATACAAGGTGAGCCTGGAGCATCTGGTAGTGCCAGAAAGGGCTCAGACAAGGGCGGTGACCCGTCAAAAGGGCCCAGGGCTGACCCGAGAGAGTCGTTACGGCCAAAGTTGGACCAATCAGAGCAACAGAATAATCAGAGCAGTGGACTATGACCCACAGGATAAAATACGTGTCCACATGTGCATACTGACAGTAAAATACCTGAATAAATAACAAACAAATGAGGGAGCAGAGGCAATTCTTTCTTACAGAacaattccaattaataaatgtagaaaggaatgggggaaacaaaaaaaaccaccctCAGAGGCCCATATTAATAATTGCTGCAGACACATCCACCGATGGATGTGAGCATTTGTCAGTGCAAGTTTGAGAAAAAACAGGATTACGTGAGCCTTAAAGCATTTCCTGCAGGATGGTCATTACAAAGGCAAAAAAAGTAACTTTTTAGGGGAGAAGCCTAGCAGATGCCACCTTAACCAAAAGATCAGGGTGAACGCCCCCAGAACGAAGAGAGATGACACCACATGTGCCCCTTTCCGAGGTGCTCAGGGCACCTCCCTTCTGTGCCACCAGCCTGGGGACCAGAGCCGCCGCTCTACATGCTGACAATTTCTAAATTCTAACCTCTAGTCCAGATCTCTCTCCTCACTCCTTACTGACTTATCCCAATGCTTACGGCAGCATCTCGGCTTGAAAGTCTGATAGGCCTCTCAAAATGTGGGTGCCACAATGGAACCCCTCAAACTTGCACTAAAAATCATGATTgactcctctttttttaaaaaaataaaaacccaatgcAATGCATCAGGAAAACACACTGGCCCTACCCTCTTAAGTTTATAGCCTCGAGATCCTACATGCAGACTCTGACCATTTCACGCCACTTCTGCTGAAAATACCCTGGTCCCAAACCTCCACCATCACTACTGTAGCAGCCCTCGCTGTCCACTCTTCTCACCCCAGCAGCTGGTAGGGGGCGATCCATTTATAACTCTGCCCTGGCTCCTCGCTTGACTCAGAGGGAAATCCTAAGTCTTTGTCACCACCACCAGGGCGTGCCCCCTGTGACCTCTCACCTCGTGCCCCTGAGCTCCTCCTGCTCTAGTTGGCTTCCGTCCTATTCTCTGCACTGGCCAGACCCACTCTTCCTTAGGACCTTTGCCCTGGCCACCCCCTCTTCCTGGAAGGGTACCAGCACAGCTGACCTCTCCCCTCCTTTAGCTCTCGGCGCTGCCCTGACCTCCGGAGAGAACACGGACCCCTCCCCCAAAACAATCTCCTAACCCCACCTGACTTGTTCTTCCTCAGCATTTACCACCTTCTCACATTCTCTGTAATTTACTTATTCATTACACTTTGTCTTGTCTCCTCTGCCGGAAGCTGAGCTCCTCAAGAGCTTTGTTCACGGATGTACCCTTAGCACCGAGAACAGTACCTAGCGCACAGGATGCTGAAGAAATACTTCAGTCAATGAATGTGTTCCAGGGACAGACAAATGGCAGGAGACAGGTCAAATCTCTTTTCTAAAATGGAGGTACCAACATCTTCTACTACCTGGCAAAACCACCAAACCCAACTCCAGAGAACCAACCTGGAAGGACACTGAGGGTCTACAGAAGCCAGACTCCTGGCATGTTGCTAAGGCTGTGTGTCACGTCTTGCCCTCTTCAGTAAATAAAGGCTATATCTCCTCCTTCGCAAAGGGTATCACAGAGAGAGCAGGTGTGATGGTTCAgcttgtgtgtcaacttggccaagtaatGGTGCCCATTTGTCTGGTCAACCAAGCACTGGCCCAAGTGTTCCTGTGCGGACattcgtggacttaaatcatcagtaagctgaCTGCATTTATGGCTGACTGTATCTACAATCAATTAAGGAGTGTCCTCAGCAATCAGAGATGTTTACAGTTgaagctttaaaaggagaagtgatgacttcagcagtcagaaaaaagaACTTTCATGTCTACTTCaatcagccagcttctcctggggaattcatcgaaaactttcattggagttgccagtttgcagcctgctctacagaatttggacttgtacatccccacagttacgtgcaaaatttttagaaatctcataatatttacagctaTCTCCTATGGGTTCTccttcccaagagaaccctaatatAGCAGTGAATTGAAACAATAACATCACAAAGCAGCAGCTGTGCAAAGAGCTTTtgcacattatctcatttagttttcCCAATAACCCAGCTGAAGCTTTTTGTGATCTCCACTCTATAGAcggggaaaccaaggctcagaggagTTGAGCCTTGACACACAGCTAACAGGTGTACAGTACAGATCCCAACTTCAGACAAGAGAAGTCTGTCCCTGATTTGCCTCAACAACTAGAGACATCTACCCGAGAGGCCCTCCTGCCTTGCTCGGGAAAACCTTGCAGCTCAGGTCCCAGTTCTATAGCTCTCTCCTCCAGTGTCCCACCAGAGCCCCACCTGGATGTGGTGATGAGACAGTCGGAAAATCTCCTGTGCCATCAGCAAAGTTTTTGAGTCCATCACCAGGTACAGCAGATGCAGGAGGGCAAGGAAACCTGCCCCTCTCAGGTCCGTGGCTGGATTCGCTCCTGTAACAGTAACCACAAGGAAACTGGATGGGCCAGTGAGCTTCCCGCGGTTTGGGAAGCTGCCTCTGGCACTGGCCCCTTCCCAGGGCTAGTGGAGCACGAGAAGCCAGACTCACTTCCTGCCTTCTCCTGTGACTGACTCTAAGGGGCTGAGCAGAAGGGTTAGGAGGCCACACAAGCTGCCACTCCAGCACCCTGGGAGCAGCCTCCTGTAGCTGTTCTCTTGTCTGTTGCCCTCCACCCTCAAGGGTCATTTCTCCACACAATTACCAGAGTGATCCTTTAAAAACAGAAGCCAGACTTCTGGTTCTGGGACAAGATGAAGTACATGCACTTCTCCATCTTCTTCCCACTAAGTACAGCTAAAAACCTGGGTGttaatacataaaacaaatgtatgatgactcgggaagctggagaggagaCGGCAGATTGGCTACGGACCTCGGGACCTGAGCAATGGTGTGGTGGTGGGTGTCCTGGGTTTCTTTTTGCCTGAGATATGTTGACTGGGAGCTGGAGAACCCGGCAACCCAGCAACACCAATGGGAGCAGACCAAAAGAGCCCCCGGAAAAGCCCGTACTCTCTCGCTGAAGGACCAGGAAAGGGGTagcctagcaagacagaaaacaTTAGACACCATTCACCCTACTCCAGCAAAATGGCACAGAAAAAACTGTGGCCCCATCCAACCCTCACTGGCAAAGGCTAAATGGGAGAGTCGACTTCCACCCTCACCCGACTGTGACGAGGCCCCTTAGCTCTGCCAGGCTCCTGTCAGTGAAGGCTGAGTGGGGAGCCCCCTTGGCAGTGTCAGGCGAGGCCAGGTGGAAACACTGGGGaggcccctgccccacccagccAGGGTGGCCTCAGCAGAGGCAGAGGGAGCTGGACTTTCACCTCCACCCAGAAGCAAGGATGTAAATCCTCCCTCCCCACACTGGCAGTGTCAGAGGAGGCCTGCGCAAAGAGAAGGTTTAAACAGGGTCTAGGGTCTCAGTCCCAAAAGCCCAAGGTACAGTCAAAAATCACTCGTTACACCAAGAACCAGGAAAGCATCAATTTGAATCAGAAAAGATtatcaaagacacaaatatggaGCTAACACAGATGCTGGAATTATCtaacaaggattttaaagcagttcCTGCAGGCAGAATAACGGCCTCCTCAAAGTTCACATTCTAGACTCTGGAACCAGTAAAGACGTTAAGGTGGACTAGGCGAGGCTGCCCTGCTAGCTCCCTCATGTCAGCCCAGTGAGACCTGTGCTGGGCTTTAGAACTactgaaagtgaaagagaacaaATCTGTGTTCTTTCAAGTCACCATGTGTGTGGTATATACCAGCTATCATAAAAGCACTTCGATGAGCAAATATGAATATGCTTtgagaaaaatgacaaaatagagaatctcagtaaagaaatAGATATAAAGGAGAACCAATAGGAACTTTagaactgaaaaacagaaaaactaaaaggaaaaactcATTGGATGGGCTCAAGAACAGAatggaggcagaggaaagaatcagtgaacttgaggactGAACAATAAAGACTACCCAGTCCAAACAGCACAGAGAAAAACCTGAACAGAGCCTGGGAGATGTGTGGCACTATAACAGATGATTTGCTCTAAAATTTGGCAGGAGGAAGttctcaaaatgaaaagaaaatgataaaaacaggAATCTTGgaatatcagaaaggaagaaggaataagaaacatgagagaataaatatatGGGTACATACAACagaatttccttttcctcttgaaTTTCTAAATTACCTTTGATGGGTGGAAGAAAAATCCTAACACTGTCTGCTTTACATAGAGTAAATATTTAAGACAGTTCTCGGGGAGGAGGGTAAACAGAGTCAGTACTGACAGACTACCAATTAATTATGGGTATataaaatttactttgaaatgaaGACAGTTTCACCCTCTATTCAAATGGAATCTAATCTGATTTTGAAAAGAAACCAAGTAGCATGATCCAGAAAGAGTTGAGATCATTTTGTTTCacttaaattataaaatgatataaaataaaggCTTTAACAATACTTTAAAAGAGGGAAACCCCTGCCCAGATTCCAAGTCATCTCCTCCAAGTGTTTCCAAGCACTTAGAGGAAAGGTTTCTCAAAGGCCTGCAAGGCCACAAGGAACCTCACCCCGTCAGTTGCTTCTTGTGCCTCCCCTTCAGCCGCGCTCCCCGCGCCATCTCGGGGCCTCTGCACCTCGCCGTGCCCTCTTCCCAGCATGCTTGCCCCCAGGTATCTCATCTCATGGAGTTGGAATGACTGGATGAGAGCCACTGGGCCTCCCAACCTGTTCCTGGAATTAGGGATCAAGGAAAGAACGACGAGCTATTCCTCCCTCTTACCCTGGAAGCCCAGATCTTCCCAGTGGTCTCCGTGGAGGGCACAGCCAAACTTGGAGCCAGTCAGCTTCCTGTAGATGGTCTGGAGGACTCGGCCATGCACGGGGTCTTGGCTATCCAGGCCACCTGCCCCCAGACAGGCCCATGCCCGCTGTTGGATGCCCTCAGCAGAGGCCTGGGGGCTTCGCAGAGAATGGACAGGACAACGGGGATCTGGACTGTGCTCAAGACACCCTGCTTTCTGGGACTTCTATCCTTCAGCATCCCACAACAGGGTACATGCAAAGCCCCTCCCTGGCTCAGCCTCAGCATCACGGTGTGGGACAGGGCTATTACCACCATGAGAGCTCATAGGGATGTGACCACTACCACGGAGGGCCCACAGGGCTGGGACCAGCATCACGAGGGGCACACAGGGCTGCAGTGCCTGCACCGGGCCGGGCTGACACTCACACTGAGCGATGGTTAGGACCAAGTCCCTTTCTTCATGGAGGCCCTGGTGGAGCTTAGGAGGCCCGAAGAGGCAGTGCCGGAGGGCGGCGAGCCCGGTCCTTCGGACAGTTGGCTGGATTCTCTTCTGCGGAGGAAGCGGGAGGCAGTAGGCAGGGTGCTGGGCTCGCCTGCCTTTGTGAACTTACCGTCAAGCCCACATAGCAGGACAGttctcacagacagaaggagctcctaCCCACTGGCTGGCCTTTGGGGCAGAAGCTGTGGAGCAGCTGCTgaggctctggagtcaggctcTCCTAGCACCCAGAGTCTTCACAAGCAGGAAGAGATATCCCCAAGCTCAGGCATTATCAGCCAGTTCTCTGCATTTGCTGCTTTGGGCTTCTCCAAAGCCAGCTATTgccctgactcccagggaggtGAGAAAGGCCCACATGCTCAAACAACAGTCAGGCTGATTTACCCAGCAATGCTGCTTCTACCCTGTAAAAAACCTAAATTATAAACTCCAGCAGCCCACTCTCAACCTCCAGAATGAGCAAGCCATTGGGGAGGGAGTTTGGTGGAGATTCTTGGAGCTAGCTGCCTATGAGGCGTAACTGGAAACTTCCTAAACCATTATACTGGCTGCTCGGGACCTAGAGCCTTGGTCACGGGCCTTGGAATATTCTGATTTGGGTAGCTTCCGGCTCTCTAGGTCCTACAATCCAACCCCATTCCTGACTTTTCAGCCTCTCTAAGGCCAGGTTTTAGACTGAAGGTCTGAAATCACATTCCCCTGAACTTACTACTAGTCACTCAAGATGCTCCAGAAAGCACCCCCTACCCCTAGCTTTTATTTTCCCCAGTATTCCTTCTTTTTCCAATCCTGCATAATTCTTGAATTCCCAAATAGTTTCTCGTTTTCTAAAGGAATGGTAGATTCTTCTGAATTGGCCGTGAACTTCTCAGCGCCCTGAACAGACTGCCCCACCTTTCCAAAGAACCACCTGGCACTTGAGCCTGGCCTGCCCCATCCCTGACTAGGAAAAGCAGGGGGACAGGTGCACAGGTGCCCACACCCAGGGCCTCAGGTGCTCCAGGGCATGTCCCTGAGAGGCTGCCAGAGCCCTGCATGAGGTGCGGGGCCACGGCTCCCCTTCATCCTGGGCCTCTGGATTTCTTAGGGGACACAGGGCCTGCAGTGGCAGCCTCCAGGGCCCTGTCCTGGTGGGATGGAAACCTGGCTCCTGGGATGCAACTGCTTTGCCTGAAACCCCAAACTTCCCCACAGCCGTACCTTGAAGGAGGACAGGTCTAGAGTCTGGAAGTGCTGCAGGACCTCAGAGAAGGAGATTAGCTGCCCAAGCTGCTCGGAGCCAGCCCCGCTCCCTGTGGCAAAAGGGAAGGTGCCCCAGGGTTTGTAATGGTAGGCATTTGGTCTGCAAACACTGACTGAGGGCCTCTTGGTGGTCACCTCCCAGCCATACATCAGGCATCCCCCGCTACAGCCAGTCCACTGTCAGGGGGTTTTGTTTGGTGGGCAGACCGCTGCGGTGAGCAGGGGATAGATCTGCCCTGTGGGGGGCTCCCTAATTTCCATGCACCCGTGAGGGGCAAGTCACTGCCTGGAGCAGGCACCACAAGTTTGTTTATTAGAGACTTTTCCTAATTTCTACATTGCGTGTgacccccctccccatccctggtCACAGCCCACAGGAATTCACTTATCATTTTGCAATGCAGGCAACTTGATGAAGCCCAAGGCACTATCTCCTCAGGAGCTTGGCTGGGGTTCAGGCTGGATATGGGTCCTAGCTCTACTCCCTTCCCGCTCCATCCAAACATCTCACACAAAGGGACACAAAATACTTTTTACCTGGCCCTCAGAGCTTCCCGCAGATTGTTTCAGACCCTATCCCCAGGGACTTCCTTGTGCAGTGAACAACCTGCCCAACCTTATGCAATGTGCTGGCTGCTTGCCTGCCTCCATCCATCCAAACCCCACTGCCCGCAGAGTCTGAACCTGACCCAGCCCTCCCCATCTTCTCGCAGGgccaggaggaggaggcagaactTTCCCCACAGCAATTGTTCCCATTTTGTCCAGGGGTAGCAGGTCCTTATCACTGGATTTAGGAAGGAGATTTTAGTCCACCTGACAGCTAAAATGAGAACACTCAGGATTCTGTCTCCCCAAAATGTTAGCTACCCATGTGGGGTGGTGCCTCTGCTAGGAGCTGGGATGTGTGAAAGCAGTGCCATTCGCACAATTACCGGTCTCTGGCTGGATGCTGTCCACCGCTTCCCATTCTTCTTGGGCTCTGAGCACCTCTGAACTCACAACTGCAACAGTGAGAAAAGGAGGCCCTCTGAGATCTAGAATGTCTGGACAAATTCAGCCCAGACCCTGGCTGCCTGCCTTTGGTCTTGCTCCCTCCAATCCCCTCTTCACACAGATTCCAGAGCCAGCTTTTGAAAAAGCAGATCTGAtgtcacacacaccccaccccatcccttcaAAACCCTCCAGGGATTCTCCATAACCCTCAACGGAAAAGCCAAACTCCTGTGCACAGCATGTAAGTACTGTCAGTCTGGGTCCCTCTGACCTCTCCGACTTTGCCCTGGGACTATCGAGAACTACCTGAAGTTCCACCTTTGTCATCAGGACCCCAGGTGTGTTCACCTACAGTTCTAAAGCTTGGGGGCAGAGCTACTTCTCCAGGTAACTGAACTCCCCCTCACCTGGAGGCCTTCTCTAACACCATCAGCCTGGAGAGGAGCCACTCCTCGGAGGCACTCTGACACTCAGTGCTTATCCCACACTGTCATCAGTCTTTCCTGCTAGACCATAACCTACCAGAGGGCAGGTTCTCCAGAACCCAGCCCAGTGCCTCAGTGCACGTGTGATGAATGAAGGAAAGCACAGGGAAAGGGGGAAAGGCTACAGCATAGGTTCTTTATAGCTACCACACATTCCTTTGTCCAAACCACAGCTGTTACTCTCTAGCACAAATGGCTGAATGTCCTATCACTGGTCTTTCCAATTTGCTACAGCAACACCAGCAAACAATGTGAAGGCTGGAGAAACTTCAGTTCAATACCAAAAATTATGTTTCCAGCCTGAACAGTAAAGGTAGTTCAGGACGTCTCCTCCCTGCCGCTCTTGCAAATTAAATACAATGCTACACAAATCTCTAAACACTATGAGGGACAGAGACTGGGAAGCACACTCCAAAGGTAAACTGCCTGTTTGTATTTCATCTCTAGCACTTGTGTTTCTTTGGTTAAGTAATGCCTCATGGGAGTGCTGTCAGGATGAGGTAGTTCTAGAACTTCTTAAAAAAGAG is a genomic window of Choloepus didactylus isolate mChoDid1 chromosome 17, mChoDid1.pri, whole genome shotgun sequence containing:
- the ELMOD3 gene encoding ELMO domain-containing protein 3 isoform X2 — protein: MQALIISLKICSGPPRSSVGREKSTYVRIVFTVVSSEVLRAQEEWEAVDSIQPETGSGAGSEQLGQLISFSEVLQHFQTLDLSSFKKRIQPTVRRTGLAALRHCLFGPPKLHQGLHEERDLVLTIAQCGLDSQDPVHGRVLQTIYRKLTGSKFGCALHGDHWEDLGFQGANPATDLRGAGFLALLHLLYLVMDSKTLLMAQEIFRLSHHHIQYFPFCVMSVNVTRIAIQALREDCLSRECNRQRKVIPVVNSFYAATFLRLAHVWRTQRKTISDSGFVLKDLEALAKKNPKLLLKALESYLARVSQGQASLLGAHKCRGPQATPSKDLTFTGVCDLPPPSSEAHG